The following are encoded in a window of Pyrenophora tritici-repentis strain M4 chromosome 6, whole genome shotgun sequence genomic DNA:
- a CDS encoding GlcG, protein, involved in utilization glycolate and propanediol, which translates to MSTKSTPTLTLTGARLALAAAEKRALEIGIPMNIAIVDASCHLLAFARMEGAKITSINTAIDKAFTAAGHRVPTSVYKENVWPGGPAYGINHSNGGRFMTIGGGVPIMEGGVVVGAIGCSTGLPSQDEDVAKRGG; encoded by the coding sequence ATGTCCACCAAATCCACCCCAACCCTCACCCTAACCGGTGCGCGCCTCGCCCTCGCAGCCGCCGAAAAGCGCGCACTCGAAATCGGAATCCCTATGAATATCGCCATCGTAGACGCGTCGTGCCACCTCCTCGCCTTTGCGCGCATGGAAGGCGCAAAAATAACGTCCATCAACACGGCCATCGACAAGGCCTTTACCGCGGCAGGACACCGCGTGCCAACGTCGGTTTACAAAGAGAATGTGTGGCCGGGCGGACCTGCGTACGGCATTAACCACAGTAACGGGGGCCGCTTTATGACGATTGGCGGGGGTGTGCCGATTATGGAGGGGGGCGTTGTTGTGGGCGCGATTGGGTGTAGTACGGGGTTGCCGAGTCAGGATGAGGATGTTGCGAAGAGGGGGGGTTGA
- a CDS encoding glycoside hydrolase family 45 protein, protein MLFFFTVFISTLFTGAYGIGSAIQGTGTTTRQWSCCKNSCSWPGKALVDKPVLTCDASDNLLDNYNRRDGCDSGGGSFECSDLSPWAASNDLAYGFAAVNLAASNESAWCCSCYSLTFTSGPVNGKKMIVQVTSTGDDLGDDQFNIAIPGGGQGSTKGCTKQYSSQDIWGQDYGGVAHRDDCDALPTNLQAGCYWRFDWFRGADNPSITWEKTKCPGSLSSVSGCRRNDDPLPGKNTPTPTPTTSAPLSSGTVQPGGQCGGKSYKGPTRCVGGTVCTYVDENSYYCLADPASTRTTPTTTTAASATPTIGLPYDQCGGNGWTGPTRCKDSVCVRVDEWYSQCQPPTATQKTSTTSPPQNTPKPTSTTRPALPTRTRRTTTTRPSAPAATGPVQLYDQCGGLTWQGSTACVQGLLCIKVDDYYSQCQKPS, encoded by the exons ATGCTTTTCTTCTTCACAGTATTCATTTCTACCCTGTTCACAGGTGCCTACGGTATCGGAAGCGCGATACAAGGCACTGGAACCACTACTCGTCAGTGGTCATGCTGCAAGAACTCCTGCTCGTGGCCCGGTAAAGCCCTCGTCGATAAGCCAGTCTTGACCTGCGACGCGAGTGATAATCTTCTCGACAACTACAACAGACGTGATGGGTGCGATAGCGGAGGTGGATCGTTCGAGTGCTCAGACCTCAGCCCTTGGGCTGCGAGTAACGATCTAGCCTATGGCTTTGCAGCCGTCAATCTCGCAGCTTCGAACGAGAGTGCTTGGtgctgctcttgctactc GCTGACGTTCACGTCCGGTCCCGTCAATGGCAAGAAGATGATCGTTCAAGTGACCAGCACAGGCGACGACCTCGGAGACGACCAATTCAACATCGCCATCCCAGGTGGCGGACAAGGCTCAACCAAGGGCTGTACCAAACAATATTCTAGCCAGGACATATGGGGCCAAGACTACGGCGGCGTCGCCCATCGCGATGACTGCGATGCCCTTCCCACCAACCTACAAGCTGGATGCTACTGGCGCTTCGACTGGTTCCGCGGCGCAGACAACCCAAGCATAACTTGGGAAAAGACAAAGTGTCCAGGCTCTCTATCTTCTGTATCTGGATGCCGACGTAACGACGACCCACTTCCAGGAAAGAACACGCCTACGCCTACTCCAACGACGTCTGCGCCCTTGTCTTCTGGTACCGTACAGCCAGGCGGCCAATGCGGCGGAAAATCTTACAAGGGACCTACACGCTGTGTGGGAGGTACCGTATGCACATACGTCGACGAGAACTCGTACTATTGTCTTGCGGATCCAGCCAGTACACGGACAACTCCTACAACGACGACAGCAGCTAGCGCTACGCCTACAATTGGTCTTCCCTACGACCAATGCGGAGGCAACGGCTGGACAGGACCTACAAGATGTAAGGATTCCGTATGTGTACGCGTCGATGAAT GGTATTCTCAATGCCAGCCTCCCACCGCAACTCAGAAAACCTCCACTACCTCGCCACCACAAAACACACCCAAGCCAACGTCTACTACTCGTCCTGCACTGCCAACTCGCACGAGACGTACGACTACGACGAGGCCTTCTGCGCCGGCAGCTACAGGACCAGTCCAGCTGTACGATCAGTGTGGTGGACTAACTTGGCAGGGATCAACGGCGTGTGTTCAGGGCTTGTTGTGCATCAAGGTTGATGACTACTATTCGCAGTGCCAGAAGCCATCTTAG
- a CDS encoding potassium ion channel Yvc1, with protein sequence MVRWSELFNSDGHDGRHRVHDEMSALLPTSRREHYLPPPPIDPKDVTIVALRLKHQIEQVVPCELEEEHITKAHSHIITPAVLETAKQAGAPEHNACVVFCLLQVKKWFKKQATAELWDADLHNVRAVAAEIMAKRLIEAEEDTAYLFEEVLLKRYSTLIDGEPTTPANAVEKAVDLHAVTVIGSSGYQKCINYLWRGWIVQDDEDPSRFVTYENKTNTSYWAHLDPDRMRVPKYQNWVQIALSLIYLGLYTGAINTINPSGDLDVVEGLLYLFTLGFICDEVNKFWKVGRYYLSFWNMFNSTLYALLTVSFVLRMVALGHPVSDEKDTRRTTLNKMSYDFLAFTAPMFWMRLLLYLDTFRFFGAMLVVLKVMMRESLIFFALLLVVMVGFFQAFIGLDIADDQLANDTWFVIQAMLNAVMQSPEFEGFDNFSPPFGIILYYIFTFVVMVILLNILIALYNSAYEDITENAIDEYMALFSQKTMQFVRAPDENVFIAPFNLIEMVFLILPFEWWMDSARYDKLNDMVMAVIYSPLLLVTALLEQQEAWVVKENRRRGEDDEDTTMEWEQVLEGCDFEADGWDKKVKASRPNVEFDTAVLEVRELRKEVRELKDMMRNLIEGKSGAWGEDTLGDTLGASGLAKLDASKLGMQQGESSESGGKGRVSVFFCPPLYFFLDEMDWFSDVFFRCGL encoded by the exons ATGGTGAGGTGGAGTGAGTTGTTTAATTCCGACGGCCACGATGGAAGGCACAGAGTGCACGATGAGATGAGCGCGC TCTTGCCAACCTCGCGCCGCGAACACTATCTTCCGCCCCCACCTATCGACCCTAAAGATGTCACCATAGTAGCGCTGCGATTGAAGCACCAGATCGAACAAGTCGTTCCGTGCGAGCTCGAGGAAGAGCACATCACCAAAGCGCATAGTCACATCATCACCCCGGCGGTGCTAGAGACGGCGAAGCAGGCAGGAGCTCCCGAGCACAATGCTTGTGTAGTGTTCTGCTTGTTGCAGGTCAAGAAGTGGTTTAAGAAACAGGCTACGGCCGAGCTATGGGACGCAGATCTTCATAATGTGCGCGCCGTGGCGGCAGAGATCATGGCGAAGCGCTTGATCGAAGCTGAGGAGGACACCGCCTATTTGTTTGAGGAGGTCCTACTCAAGCGCTATTCGACTCTGATAGACGGAGAGCCAACTACACCCGCTAACGCTGTAGAGAAAGCCGTCGACCTCCACGCCGTGACGGTAATCGGATCGTCCGGATACCAAAAGTGCATCAATTACTTATGGCGCGGTTGGATTGTCCAGGATGACGAAGACCCCAGCAGGTTCGTCACGTACGAGAACAAGACCAACACCAGCTATTGGGCGCATCTCGACCCTGATCGTATGCGCGTGCCGAAATATCAGAACTGGGTGCAAATTGCACTATCGCTCATCTACCTGGGTCTTTATACCGGCGCTATCAACACCATCAACCCCTCAGGTGATCTCGATGTTGTCGAGGGTCTGCTGTACCTCTTTACCCTAGGCTTCATCTGCGACGAGGTGAACAAGTTCTGGAAGGTCGGACGCTACTACTTGTCTTTCTGGAATATGTTCAACAGCACCCTGTATGCGCTGCTCACCGTCTCCTTTGTGTTGCGCATGGTAGCTCTAGGACATCCCGTCAGTGATGAAAAGGACACGAGACGCACGACCCTGAACAAGATGAGCTATGATTTCCTGGCCTTTACTGCGCCCATGTTCTGGATGCGTCTTCTTTTGTACCTTGACACTTTCCGCTTCTTCGGCGCCATGCTTGTGGTACTCAAAGTTATGATGCGCGAGTCGCTCATTTTCTTCGCGCTACTACTAGTTGTCATGGTTGGCTTTTTCCAAGCTTTCATCGGTCTGGATATTGCAGACGACCAGCTCGCAAACGACACCTGGTTCGTCATCCAAGCCATGCTCAACGCCGTCATGCAGTCCCCCGAATTTGAAGGTTTCGACAACTTCTCC CCCCCCTTTGGAATAATCCTCTACTACATCTTCACATTCGTAGTAATGGTAATCCTGCTCAACATCCTCATCGCCCTCTACAACTCGGCCTACGAAGACATTACCGAAAACGCAATCGACGAATACATGGCGCTCTTCTCGCAAAAAACCATGCAATTCGTCCGCGCACCCGACGAAAACGTCTTCATCGCCCCGTTCAACCTCATCGAAATGGTCTTCCTCATACTGCCGTTTGAATGGTGGATGGACTCTGCCCGCTACGATAAACTAAACGACATGGTCATGGCGGTTATTTACTCCCCGCTCCTCCTCGTTACCGCCCTGCTTGAGCAGCAGGAAGCTTGGGTTGTGAAAGAGAATCGGCGCCGCGGCGAGGACGACGAGGATACCACCATGGAATGGGAACAGGTTCTTGAAGGGTGTGATTTTGAGGCTGATGGTTGGGATAAGAAGGTCAAGGCTTCGAGGCCGAATGTGGAGTTTGATACTGCCGTGCTGGAGGTCAGGGAGTTGAGGAAGGAGGTTAGGGAGTTGAAGGATATGATGAGGAATTTGATCGAGGGGAAGAGTGGGGCGTGGGGTGAGGATACGCTTGGGGATACGTTGGGGGCGAGTGGGTTGGCCAAGTTGGATGCGAGCAAGTTGGGTATGCAACAAGGGGAGTCGAGTGAATCTGGGGGGAAGGGACGAGTAAGTGTGTTTTTTTGTCCTCCCCTCTATTTCTTTTTAGATGAAATGGATTGGTTTTCTGACGTTTTTTTTCGGTGTGGCTTGTAG
- a CDS encoding SUI2, Translation initiation factor 2, alpha subunit (eIF-2alpha) encodes MSLTNCRFYEEKYPEVESFVMVNVKQIAEMGAYVKLLEYDNIDGMILLSELSRRRIRSIQKLIRVGRNEVVVVLRVDKDKGYIDLSKRRVSPEDIVKCEERYNKSKMVHSIMRHVAEKTQTPIEDIYQSIGWPLNKKYGHSIDAFKLSITNPEVWNDVTFPNDVVKDELQSYIGKRLTPQPTKVRSDIEVTCFGYEGIDAVKTALRCAEAKNTPDNQVKVKLVSPPLYVLTSQCLDKNAGIACLEQAIVDIKENISKAGGDCQVKMAPKAVTENDDAELAALMEKRERENQEVSGDEDESTSDEGGVAEAD; translated from the exons ATGTCTCTAACAAATTGCCGGTTCTATGAGGAGAAGTACCCGGAGGTGGAGAGTTTTGTCATGGTCAATGTCAAACAAATTGCAGAGATGGGCGCATACGTCAAGCTGTTGGAATACG ACAACATCGACGGTATGATTCTGTTGTCAGAATTGTCGCGAAGACGTATTCGATCCATCCAGAAGCTCATCCGAGTTGGTCGCAACGAAGTCGTCGTCGTACTCCGTGTGGACAAGGACAAGGGCTACATTGATCTGTCAAAGCGCCGTGTGTCGCCTGAGGATATCGTAAAGTGCGAGGAGCGATACAACAAGTCCAAGATGGTGCACAGCATTATGCGCCACGTTGCCGAGAAGACACAGACGCCCATCGAGGACATCTACCAGAGCATCGGCTGGCCGCTGAACAAGAAGTACGGACACTCGATTGATGCTTTCAAGCTCAGCATTACCAACCCCGAGGTCTGGAATGATGTCACGTTCCCCAACGATGTGGTCAAGGACGAGCTGCAGAGCTACATTGGCAAGAGGCTGACACCGCAGCCCACCAAAGTGCGGTCGGACATTGAGG TCACCTGCTTCGGTTACGAGGGTATCGACGCTGTCAAGACGGCCCTTCGATGCGCAGAGGCAAAGAACACACCCGACAACCAGGTCAAGGTCAAGCTCGTATCGCCGCCTCTTTACG TCCTCACATCTCAATGTCTCGACAAGAACGCCGGTATCGCATGCCTCGAACAAGCCATCGTCGACATCAAGGAGAACATTTCAAAAGCAGGCGGCGACTGCCAGGTCAAGATGGCTCCCAAGGCCGTCACGGAGAACGATGACGCGGAGCTGGCCGCGCTCATGGAGAAGCGTGAGCGTGAGAACCAAGAAGTCAGCGGTGACGAGGACGAGAGCACGAGCGATGAGGGCGGTGTTGCCGAGGCCGACTAA
- a CDS encoding Herpes-BLLF1 multi-domain protein, translating into MTFFKYLVASTALFNVALSSTYYSAAPPCVTSVETVTHTSIELTSNSFCKTVTTVVTPTVTVTLQSPGGTEGASTAVSSAADTTDVAPTTSIGSVSSTSTSDSGNMTIYPIGPPTPVEPSVPMTSKIQVSMIVPTSHFHIITANGTANSTGFPSTIVSPTMSVPYPLNSTTAAPATSTGVASASESASASYTVPPEFTAAAGAVNMATAALFGGALMAVFGI; encoded by the exons ATGACTTTCTTCAAGTACCTTGTCGCCTCGACCGCGCTCTTCAATGTCGCGCTTTCGAGCACTTATTACTCGGCTGCGCCCCCGTGCGTCACGTCTGTGGAGACTGTGACTCACACTTCGATCGAGTTGACCTCTAACTCTTTTTGCAAGACGGTCACTACGGTGGTTACTCCCACGGTCACGGTCACTCTGCAGTCTCCCGGTGGTACTGAGGGCGCGTCCACGGCAGTGTCCTCTGCTGCCGACACGACTGATGTTGCCCCGACTACTTCGATCGGCTCCGTGTCCTCGACTTCGACCTCTGATTCCGGAAACATGACCATCTACCCCATTGGACCGCCTACCCCTGTGGAGCCCTCTGTGCCTATG ACTTCCAAGATTCAAGTTAGCATGATCGTTCCCACGTCGCACTTTCACATTATCACTGCCAATGGCACCGCCAACTCGACTGGCTTCCCATCGACGATCGTCAGCCCGACCATGTCAGTGCCTTACCCCTTGAACTCTACGACTGCAGCCCCGGCCACTAGCACCGGCGTCGCTAGCGCCAGTGAGTCTGCCAGTGCTTCCTACACTGTACCTCCCGAGTTCACTGCTGCCGCCGGTGCTGTCAACATGGCCACTGCTGCTCTCTTCGGCGGTGCCCTCATGGCTGTCTTCGGCATCTAG
- a CDS encoding RPB9, DNA-directed RNA polymerase, subunit M-Transcription elongation factor TFIIS: MALVGTLLFCTDCGNLLEYPSPSATKTIICQICDAPNPNKWPTSVQTTSKPDAFPSALGQKHSEIQTIEEGDIETWAEILQACSKCGNPEMLFTTMQLRGADEGTTIFFKCPKCNFRSKMDN, translated from the exons ATGGCCCTAGTTGGAACCCTCCTCTTCTGCACAGACTGCGGGAATCTATTAGAATACCCTTCGCCTTCCGCAACAAAGACCATCATATGCCAAATCTGCGACGCGCCAAATCCAA ACAAATGGCCCACATCAGTACAAACAACATCCAAGCCAGACGCCTTTCCCTCTGCCCTTGGACAGAAGCACAGCGAAATCCAGACCATCGAAGAGGGCGACATAGAGACGTGGGCCGAGATTCTTCAGGCCTGTTCCAAGTGCGGTAATCCTGAGATGCTGTTTACGACCATGCAGTTGCGTGGAGCGGATGAGGGGACTACTATATTTTTCAAGTGTCCGAAGTGCAATTTCAG GTCGAAGATGGATAATTGA
- a CDS encoding Fructosamin-kin domain containing protein, whose product MTDSSIWNEEVAVPKTLISYVDPGVEATHEDYKNEADTYFFLCAFHDMTNEVPEVSDFPALVAKLHKKGVSPSGKFGFPVSTYQGRLQQDTTECDTWEESFSRGIRRFFELGEDSQGYEQEMAELREAIMEKVIPRLLHPLETEGRSIFPCLMHGDLWDGNTSVDAAMGSPVIFDACSSYAHHECKSQVKDVIFPS is encoded by the exons ATGACAGACTCTTCAATTTGGAACGAGGAGGTTGCTGTACCTAAGACGTTGATCTCGTACGTCGATCCTGGTGTTGAAGCAA CCCATGAAGACTACAAGAATGAGGCAGACACCTACTTCTTCTTGTGCGCGTTCCATGACATGACAAACGAGGTTCCCGAAGTCTCCGATTTCCCCGCTTTGGTCGCAAAACTCCACAAGAAAGGAGTGTCGCCATCTGGAAAATTTGGATTCCCAGTCTCAACATACCAGGGACGCCTTCAGCAGGATACTACAGAATGCGACACCTGGGAAGAAAGCTTTTCGCGAGGTATACGACGGTTCTTCGAGCTTGGAGAAGACTCGCAGGGCTACGAGCAAGAAATGGCAGAACTACGCGAGGCGATCATGGAAAAGGTAATCCCAAGGTTATTGCATCCACTCGAGACAGAAGGCAGGAGTATCTTTCCTTGTCTGATGCATGGCGATCTTTGGGATGGCAATACATCCGTTGATGCTGCCATGGGTAGTCCGGTGATATTCGACGCCTGCTCTTCGTACGCTCACCACGAATGTAAGTCTCAAGTCAAAGATGTAATCTTTCCAAGCTGA
- a CDS encoding PGAP1 domain containing protein, whose amino-acid sequence MQSNSHHRGPVASAASSGSFFSRNFTKRETGRPGDSIEYPKGSIGLITLHNPGEDAVADLIFVHGLNGGSESTWTKNGNPSLFWPSAWLPNDEAFRDVRIHTFGYASGLSRESVLHVPDFARSLLASIHDSPTISSKDHVPMILLGHSMGGLVVKKAYILGHQTKEFEDVARNIFAIFFLATPHQGAGIADTLGRLLALAPGSRPFVQDLSPESPVLQSINEDFPLYSNDLKLFSFYENEPTKIGIGTQLIVEKHCAVMNYPNERKNYLNANHRNVAKFSVQTDPSYLAIRNALATTIASKRASKQTSSQRVGYEQLETLNSFLGITELPDDELESQSLRLSETCTWFLEREKFNQ is encoded by the exons ATGCAATCGAATTCGCACCACCGAGGGCCAGTTGCTTCAGCTGCATCTAGCGGCTCGTTCTTTTCAAGGAATTTCACCAAAAGAGAAACTGGCCGTCCCGGCGACAGCATTGAGTACCCTAAGGGTTCCATTGGCCTCATTACCCTCCATAATCCCGGAGAAGATGCAGTGGCTGATTTAATCTTCGTCCATGGTCTGAATGGTGGATCAGAAAGTACATGGACGAAGAACGGAAACCCTTCACTGTTCTGGCCTTCGGCGTGGTTACCGAACGACGAAGCATTTCGAGATGTCAGAATCCATACGTTTGGCTACGCATCGGGATTAAGCCGCGAGTCCGTTCTTCACGTTCCCGATTTTGCGCGGTCTTTGCTAGCCTCAATACATGACTCCCCAACTATATCATCCAAAGATCAC GTACCAATGATCCTACTCGGGCACAGCATGGGTGGCCTGGTAGTTAAGAAAGCCTACATTCTCGGTCATCAAACGAAGGAGTTTGAAGATGTGGCCCGCAACATATTCGCCATCTTCTTCTTAGCCACACCGCACCAAGGAGCTGGAATAGCGGATACTCTGGGTAGGCTTCTGGCGTTAGCTCCGGGCTCACGCCCGTTTGTTCAAGATCTTTCGCCTGAATCGCCAGTGCTCCAGTCCATCAACGAGGACTTCCCATTATACAGCAACGATTTGAAACTTTTCTCGTTCTACGAAAATGAGCCAACGAAAATCGGCATAGGAACCCAACTGATCGTGGAAAAGCATTGCGCAGTAATGAATTACCCCAACGAGCGAAAGAACTATCTGAACGCAAACCACCGCAATGTGGCAAAGTTCTCAGTCCAAACGGATCCCTCCTATTTAGCCATCAGGAACGCGTTAGCCACCACAATAGCGAGCAAAAGAGCATCAAAACAAACATCAAGCCAAAGAGTGGGATATGAGCAGCTCGAAACTCTCAACTCGTTTTTAGGGATAACTGAACTTCCTGATGACGAGCTAGAGAGCCAGTCTCTTAGACTATCCGAAACTTGCACGTGGTTCCTTGAGCGTGAAAAATTCAATCAGTAG
- a CDS encoding WD40 repeat protein codes for MASAFLEAEVISEAIELEDTNRDISQYLRSYEDHLPAASSKERKAMSMKILRNANGCFLWVTLVVKELRQVHTSTEIRKALLSNTADMDELYGRILNDMANARFGKDLAKAILTWTTFSFRFLSTDELHCAIELDLNDAIDDIERSISTCCGNLVYVDRSKKVQLLHLTVRDFLTRQGMRSEFQIDRADAHRRLALVCLRYLTRSPFMGSESVLKWIEHLARKGELDKVFQAGKTINNLLGRLAQHSPLVELRKELTLLHSWGNDLIHLVTKFGKELSFSPSSIHRLIPPFCPIDSAPSRQFSSPHRGLSVFGRSSEGWQDCLSILNYTKPDRPLTVAISQKFFGMGFFTGKVIVYDDVTCQEQNTLLHGEPVRALSFSQYGSSCASAGAKYIRVWDLTNWTEVHNFRIPVMCLALTFGEEDLLLFAATKSNGLMCWNLANGGAPENLTNWTIDFDDQSGLQSRQPTLAAFCQQQNLLAVVYRGEDLLLWDYERERMHDIYEKETGSNLHGPLKISDGSTTVWSLQFSTLGDDTLLAAAYSDGDLVIYDTIHGTVRDILVGVNAQKLSCSSDDRTLACVDSLGTIQLYDLETGKLLYRLEFEGDAIAPRTLAFTSDNHRLIDIRANQCRLWDPAVLLRQDLDDEDSDTVSVSTVPREVSFRGSMSIHITAIECIMSEFFVFCGKEDGLVHIYDISREPQGTQLFIQTTGVPIMLLHFNVESTMLACSDAGSRVTIRHVKRNGRKNWATAEPLVDLVVGQGVTGLLSSAKFSRYLAATDEKTYLWSRSPDSDDILLQRIKLESKGQWVQHGISTELLLWVSATSAKIYLWSTFEVLHMVSFANMVEPFMAIDHIRPLRHPRYFAAVLIDPTRTQSSQNTISIYDFSDFNTHAQEVGCIQNLGTLSSAVNVIIGIDNDRLVFLDTNNWVRSLPIGTANATAVRHFFIPSDWVSLVRDLVLKLGHSGEIIFVKRAELFVIKRGLDMTDEGIITPRKMRMSPRSAMFGTLPYHASSY; via the exons ATGGCGTCGGCTTTTCTTGA GGCTGAAGTCATCTCAGAGGCTATCGAGTTAGAAGATACCAATCGAGACATCTCGCAGTATCTGCGCTCATATGAAGACCACCTTCCTGCGGCAAGCTCGAAAGAACGCAAGGCGATGTCGATGAAAATACTCCGGAATGCCAACGGATGCTTCCTCTGGGTGACGCTAGTAGTCAAGGAGCTTCGTCAGGTTCATACTTCAACTGAAATTCGGAAGGCCCTCTTGAGTAATACGGCCGATATGGATGAGTTATACGGCCGTATCCTCAATGATATGGCGAACGCGCGGTTTGGCAAGGACCTCGCGAAAGCTATACTGACTTGGACGACATTCTCATTCCGGTTTTTGTCTACGGACGAATTGCATTGCGCGATAGAGCTCGATCTCAATGACGCGATTGATGACATCGAACGATCTATTAGCACATGTTGCGGCAATCTCGTCTATGTAGATCGGAGTAAGAAGGTCCAATTGCTCCACCTTACTGTCAGAGACTTCCTCACAAGACAAGGCATGCGATCCGAATTCCAGATCGACCGCGCGGATGCTCATAGACGTCTGGCTCTCGTCTGCCTCCGCTATCTGACACGTAGTCCG TTCATGGGCTCCGAATCTGTCCTCAAATGGATCGAACATCTTGCCAGGAAAGGCGAATTAGACAAGGTTTTCCAGGCTGGGAAAACTATAAATAACCTTCTAGGTCGTTTGGCGCAACACAGTCCACTGGTGGAGTTGCGAAAAGAGCTCACACTCTTGCATAGCTGGGGAAATGATCTCATTCACTTGGTCACCAAATTTGGAAAGGAGCTTTCATTCTCACCTTCCTCGATACATCGACTGATACCGCCGTTCTGCCCTATTGATTCTGCACCAAGTAGGCAGTTCTCGTCGCCACATCGGGGATTAAGTGTCTTTGGACGAAGCTCAGAAGGCTGGCAGGACTGTTTATCGATACTCAACTACACGAAACCTGATCGTCCGCTGACTGTAGCCATTTCCCAGAAATTCTTCGGGATGGGATTTTTCACCGGGAAAGTCATAGTCTACGACGACGTTACTTGCCAGGAGCAGAACACGTTGCTTCACGGCGAGCCAGTTCGGGCTCTATCATTCAGCCAATATGGATCCTCGTGTGCTTCCGCTGGGGCGAAATACATCCGAGTATGGGATCTTACCAACTGGACTGAGGTACACAATTTTCGCATTCCTGTCATGTGCCTCGCGTTGACATTCGGCGAAGAAGATTTATTGTTATTTGCGGCCACTAAGAGTAATGGGCTCATGTGTTGGAATCTCGCGAACGGCGGTGCTCCTGAAAACCTCACAAATTGGACGATTGACTTCGACGACCAATCCGGTTTGCAGTCCCGGCAGCCCACTTTGGCAGCGTTCTGTCAACAACAAAATTTGCTAGCTGTTGTGTATCGAGGAGAAGACCTACTGTTATGGGACTATGAAAGAGAGCGCATGCACGACATCTATGAGAAAGAAACAGGCTCCAATTTACATGGGCCGCTGAAGATCTCTGATGGGAGTACGACTGTCTGGAGCCTTCAGTTCAGCACCCTAGGAGACGATACTCTACTCGCTGCGGCCTATTCTGATGGGGACCTCGTTATTTACGATACCATCCACGGTACTGTTCGGGATATACTAGTTGGCGTAAATGCTCAGAAGCTCTCTTGCTCTTCCGACGATCGCACATTAGCATGTGTAGATTCTCTGGGTACCATTCAACTATACGACCTGGAGACGGGGAAACTACTATATCGCCTTGAATTCGAAGGCGACGCCATAGCGCCAAGGACGCTCGCTTTCACCTCGGATAATCACCGACTAATCGATATACGTGCTAACCAATGCCGTCTATGGGACCCTGCAGTGTTGTTACGCCAAGATCTGGACGACGAGGATAGCGACACTGTTTCGGTATCGACTGTACCACGTGAGGTTAGTTTTCGAGGTTCCATGTCCATCCACATCACTGCCATCGAGTGTATCATGTCAGAATTTTTCGTGTTTTGTGGCAAGGAAGATGGTTTAGTACATATTTACGACATCTCCCGCGAACCTCAGGGTACCCAGCTTTTTATCCAAACTACCGGTGTCCCTATCATGTTACTGCATTTCAACGTGGAGAGTACAATGCTGGCCTGCAGCGACGCAGGTAGTAGAGTCACGATTAGGCATGTGAAGAGAAACGGACGGAAGAACTGGGCTACAGCCGAGCCTCTAGTCGATTTGGTAGTGGGCCAAGGTGTTACCGGGCTACTCTCAAGTGCAAAATTTTCGCGTTATCTGGCTGCCACGGATGAAAAAACGTATCTCTGGTCGAGATCACCGGATTCTGATGATATCTTACTGCAACGAATAAAACTTGAAAGCAAAGGCCAGTGGGTACAGCACGGTATCAGCACAGAACTACTTCTTTGGGTATCAGCTACATCTGCTAAGATATATCTTTGGTCGACCTTCGAAGTGTTGCATATGGTGTCTTTCGCGAACATGGTCGAGCCTTTCATGGCCATAGATCACATTCGTCCGCTTCGCCATCCCCGTTACTTTGCCGCTGTTCTAATCGACCCCACGAGAACGCAATCTTCGCAAAACACCATCTCCATCTACGATTTTAGCGACTTCAACACCCATGCACAAGAAGTAGGCTGCATACAAAACCTCGGTACCCTGTCATCTGCCGTCAATGTAATAATCGGCATTGACAACGATCGACTAGTGTTTCTGGACACCAATAATTGGGTGCGATCCCTTCCCATTGGCACAGCCAATGCTACTGCTGTAAGGCACTTCTTCATACCGAGTGACTGGGTGAGTCTTGTCCGAGACCTGGTTTTGAAGCTTGGTCACAGTGGCGAGATTATATTTGTCAAACGCGCAGAGCTATTTGTGATCAAGCGAGGACTGGATATGACAGATGAGGGTATCATTACACCGCGAAAGATGAGAATGAGTCCTCGAAGCGCCATGTTTGGCACATTGCCGTATCATGCTAGTAGTTATTGA